A section of the Trichomycterus rosablanca isolate fTriRos1 chromosome 6, fTriRos1.hap1, whole genome shotgun sequence genome encodes:
- the fancd2 gene encoding Fanconi anemia group D2 protein isoform X3 — translation MMRKKKRSSSISVDDGPTLDAPKSKKSKATGRPSKTVVPAEVPDSVFVQMLQESGVTLRQGTQANEIAVDQVVFQKRLQQRLRKNPRYPSIIQDFISGLESHIEDPDSFRNCLLPCAPRSAVDRDTSSSSFQESLMRLLLGVEMLQTLVINTLFEKLPEFMFEGIGADGLNIPHLIINQLKWLDRVVDCKDLDSKLMQLVSVAPIEIQRDIITSLPEILEDSQHGDMATELNALLQENTQLTLPILDALSSLTLSSTLLAEVRGAVMTTISAVQLEDLPVVVKFILHSVSAPDANEVVGDLHKKLELEQCTISSVLQASQNHEKSRKTAGSSSVPSCNSKDSVALVLEVIKSAVRFQKAISEAWLKAIESVSTAEDHKVIDVLVLLILHLTNANQSRRAAERVLKSKVRSGLIHETLLNKTFRDYAQVMRSYFPSILALAQGLLRSADYGAVTFGGHIYKQAFTAFDSYCQQEVVGSLVTHVCSGVSGEVDVALELLCELVSKKPTEMAQYAIFVKGILDYMEKLSPQQIRRLFHLLSSLAFGQDQHSSHIQDDMHIVIRKQLSSTVPKYKRIGIIGAVMMVGSMAAQRNTAEGTQSSTLSKETHRQVTALLELVRSCSEGSAEAAALYYDELANLLQSHKLDSVVQAWIGKNALEDFQEDFVVDLEPEITGSFPFPASMLYNLDEDESQGGIAINLLPLIAQDLPRKADSFVSDSNKNSRHASPLCLASFFRLLRLCEEKQHEGDLEEIDALLGCPLILTDMGVVEKVDSLSKSEREFLCSLLFYTINWFREVVNAFCKLKDPELKVKVITRIQNITYLQTLLETCLAASPGYTPPLANFDYDSTEVTAPATSAATAAKKAKKGSAGKKRKASTSKNTSADGSELEEATKAEESQAQQDHPEKETKVGASLSSYWAFFRELDIELLNVLQCGLLSRSLLDTELHSKMTEEVQLGPAELVFLLEDMWRKLDFSLASAPVKKAPFLKAKADKAVGFSHLQQKSSKDVAALCIQLLPTLCTHLENCHNHFQTQLNENQGVVDTLGVDVKEQQLMCSVYQLLLQVLHVTFSWSGFSQPGQRALLKKALGALASRLKEEDTDLTLEQLVKQSFQYLQNFRSTVPSLSTALILVQLLTVLSQYGGSDHSLYKEHTGVGYGGWSEGTWK, via the exons ATGATGCGCAAGAAGAAACGTTCATCATCCATTTCTGTTGACGATGGACCAACACTCGATGCACCCA AATCAAAGAAAAGTAAGGCAACTGGACGACCATCCAAAACGGTCGTTCCTGCCGAGGTCCCTGATTCTGTTTTTGTTCAAATGCTCCAGGAATCAGGTGTCACCTTAAGACAAGGCACCCAGGCTAATGAGATTG CTGTGGATCAAGTTGTGTTTCAAAAGAGACTACAACAGCGCCTGAGAAAGAATCCCAGATATCCCAGT ATAATTCAGGATTTTATTTCTGGCTTAGAGTCACACATTGAAGACCCAGACAGCTTTAGGAACTGCTTGCTTCCTTGTGCGCCACGCTCTGCAGTCGACAGAGACACCAG TTCCAGCTCGTTTCAGGAAAGCCTCATGCGGCTGCTTCTTGGTGTTGAGATGCTACAG ACCCTGGTCATAAACACTTTGTTTGAGAAGCTTCCAGAATTTATGTTTGAGGG CATTGGAGCGGATGGCCTAAATATTCCACATCTCATCATAAACCAGCTGAAGTGGCTTGATCGAGTTGTGGATTGCAAG GATTTGGACAGTAAGCTGATGCAGCTTGTGTCTGTAGCTCCAATTGAGATCCAGCGTGACATCATCACCAGTTTGCCTGAAATACTGGAGGACTCACAGCATGGAGACATGGCCACAGAGCTCAA TGCTCTACTCCAGGAGAACACACAGCTTACTCTACCCATATTGGATGCTCTGTCCAGCCTCACCCTCAGCTCCACACTACTGGCTGAG GTGCGTGGTGCAGTCATGACCACTATATCTGCGGTGCAGCTGGAGGATCTTCCTGTCGTAGTGAAGTTCATCTTGCACTCGGTCTCTGCTCCTGATGCTAACGAG GTGGTTGGGGATTTACATAAGAAGCTGGAGCTGGAGCAGTGTACAATATCGTCTGTACTTCAGGCATCACAGAACCATGAAAAGAGCCGAAAGACGGCAGG GTCCTCCAGTGTCCCATCTTGCAACAGTAAAGACAGTGTGGCTCTGGTTCTAGAAGTTATTAAGTCAGCTGTCCGGTTTCAGAAGGCCATCTCGGAGGCTTGGCTCAAG GCTATAGAGAGTGTCAGCACAGCTGAAGATCACAAG GTTATTGATGTGTTGGTGCTACTCATACTTCACCTCACTAATGCTAACCAGAGTCGGCGTGCGGCAGAGAGGGTGCTAAAGTCTAAAGTGCGCAGCGGCCTTATTCACGAAACACTGCTCAACAAGACCTTTAGGGACTATGCACAG GTGATGCGTAGCTACTTCCCCTCCATTCTGGCCTTGGCACAGGGGCTACTTCGCTCCGCAGACTACGGTGCAGTGACCTTTGGAGGACACATTTACAAACAGGCCTTCACTGCTTTTGACTCCTACTGCCAGCAG gaAGTGGTGGGCTCTCTGGTCACACATGTGTGCAGTGGTGTGTCTGGGGAGGTGGATGTGGCTCTTGAGCTGCTGTGTGAACTTGTGTCCAAGAAACCAACAGAGATGGCTCAGTATGCCATCTTTGTTAAG GGAATTCTGGACTACATGGAAAAGCTGAGTCCTCAGCAGATCCGCCGTCTTTTTCATCTGCTTAGTTCTCTGGCTTTTGGACAAGACCAACACAGCAGCCATATTCAG GATGACATGCACATAGTAATCCGGAAGCAGTTGTCCAGTACAGTGCCCAAGTACAAGCGCATCGGCATCATCGGTGCTGTTATGATGGTGGGAAGTATGGCAGCGCAAAG AAACACAGCAGAAGGCACTCAGAGCAGCACACTGTCCAAAGAAACACACAGACAG gtgacagcactgctggagcTGGTGCGTTCCTGTAGTGAGGGCTCGGCCGAGGCTGCAGCTCTTTATTATGATGAGCTTGCCAATCTGCTTCAAAGCCACAAACTAGACTCAGTGGTGCAG GCATggattgggaaaaatgcactgGAGGATTTCCAGGAGGACTTTGTAGTGGACCTTGAACCAGAGATAACAGG CTCCTTTCCTTTCCCCGCTTCAATGTTGTATAATCTGGATGAGGACGAAAGTCAGGGAGGAATTGCCATCAACCTGCTTCCTCTGATTGCTCAGGATTTGCCGCGCAAAGCAGACAGTTTTGTCTCTGACAGCAACAAGAACAGCAG acatGCATCTCCTCTGTGTCTGGCCTCGTTCTTCCGACTGTTGAGGCTCTGTGAGGAGAAGCAGCACGAGGGGGATCTGGAGGAGATTGACGCTCTTCTGG GCTGTCCATTGATCCTGACAGATATGGGAGTGGTGGAGAAGGTGGACAGTTTGTCTAAATCAGAGCGAGAGTTTCTCTGCTCTTTGCTCTTCTACACCATCAACTGGTTCAGAGAG GTGGTTAATGCATTTTGCAAGTTGAAAGACCCTGAGTTGAAGGTGAAGGTTATAACCCGTATTCAAAACATCACCTATCTGCAGACTTTGTTGGAGACGTGCTTGGCAG ccagccctggttacactcctcccctggcTAATTTCGACTATGACAGTACAGAAGTTACAGCTCCTGCTACATCTGCTGCCACTGCTGCCAAAAAAGCAAAGAAAG GGTCAGCTGGGAAGAAAAGAAAAGCCTCGACCAGTAAGAATACTTCGGCAGACGGCTCGGAGCTGGAGGAGGCCACAAAGGCAGAGGAGTCTCAGGCACAG CAGGACCATCCAGAGAAGGAGACCAAGGTGGGGGCCAGTCTGTCCTCTTACTGGGCATTCTTTAGGGAACTGGACATAGAGCTACTGAATGTGCTGCAGTGTGGCCTCCTCTCCAGATCACTGCTGGACACAGAGCTCCACAGCAAG ATGACAGAGGAAGTGCAGCTGGGTCCTGCTGAGTTGGTGTTTCTGCTGGAGGACATGTGGCGTAAACTGGATTTCAGTCTGGCTTCTGCCCCAGTCAAGAAAGCTCCATTTTtaaaa GCGAAGGCAGACAAAGCAGTGGGCTTCTCTCACCTGCAGCAAAAGAGCTCTAAAGATGTCGCCGCTCTCTGTATTCAGCTGCTACCAACACTGTGCACACACTTGGAGAACTGCCACAACCACTTTCAG ACTCAACTGAATGAGAATCAGGGCGTAGTGGATACTCTGGGTGTGGATGTGAAAGAGCAGCAGCTCATGTGCTCGGTTTATCAACTCCTGCTGCAGGTGTTGCATGTGACCTTTAGCTG GTCTGGCTTTTCCCAACCAGGGCAGAGGGCTCTGTTAAAGAAAGCACTGGGTGCGTTAGCCAGCCGATTGAAGGAGGAAGACACTGATCTAACCCTGGAGCAGCTTGTTAA ACAAAGTTTTCAGTACCTGCAAAATTTCCGCAGTACTGTGCCCAGTCTAAGCACAGCTTTAATCCTGGTTCAGCTGCTCACTGTGCTCAGTCAGTATGGAGGATCCGACCACAGCttgtacaaagaacacaccG GAGTGGGTTATGGTGGTTGGAGCGAAGGAACGTGGAAATAA